In Turicibacter sanguinis, a genomic segment contains:
- a CDS encoding manganese efflux pump MntP, with product MGEILLNDYIIVIITMSVALAMDAFAVSITLGMDGATSSIRQRLKVATSFGFFQGLLFILGIISLTIVSGNITTYNQYIAGVILIILGSRMIKETFEEEPDNCPYPICQQKKCSQVKCLRTGKTNKITFRLLVMFGIATSIDALAAGITYGLIYEQIMLAVICISGVAFLLSYMGATFGRKLGHIIGNKANIFGGILIVILGIKSILS from the coding sequence ATGGGGGAGATTTTATTGAATGATTACATTATTGTTATTATTACAATGTCAGTAGCGTTGGCAATGGATGCTTTTGCTGTTTCAATAACACTCGGAATGGATGGAGCTACAAGTTCAATAAGACAGCGCTTGAAGGTAGCGACAAGCTTTGGATTTTTTCAAGGATTATTATTTATTTTAGGAATTATCTCGCTGACAATCGTAAGTGGAAATATTACAACTTATAATCAATATATTGCAGGTGTTATTTTAATCATTTTGGGGTCAAGAATGATTAAAGAAACATTTGAAGAAGAACCAGATAATTGTCCGTATCCGATTTGCCAACAAAAAAAGTGTAGTCAGGTTAAGTGTTTACGAACTGGAAAAACAAATAAAATCACGTTTAGATTATTAGTGATGTTTGGTATTGCGACAAGTATCGATGCGTTAGCTGCTGGAATTACGTATGGACTAATTTATGAGCAGATTATGTTAGCTGTCATTTGCATTTCAGGTGTTGCCTTTCTTTTATCTTATATGGGAGCAACCTTTGGTAGAAAATTAGGTCATATAATTGGAAATAAAGCTAATATATTTGGTGGAATATTAATTGTTATATTAGGAATAAAATCTATATTGTCCTAA
- a CDS encoding methionine ABC transporter ATP-binding protein, producing the protein MIILDQVKKVFQTSSGQVTAVDSVNLEIKKGEIFGIIGYSGAGKSTLIRMLNLLERPTDGTVTIDGKDLTKVSAKELRLARQQIGMVFQHFNLLWSRTVYENIAFSLEIAGVKKNEIKPRVLELIQLVGLSGKENNYPSQLSGGQKQRVGIARALANNPKVLLCDEATSALDPQTTDEILDLLVTINRKYNLTIVLITHEMHVIQKICHHVAIMENGRIIEQGDVLTVFRTPSHSVTKRFVKQVVNEDESLNTLDTLSKQFPDGKIVLLKYFQGNAEKPFITNVIRQYDVDINIIHGKVVQTQDGGYGSLYVQLTGNDINSALNYLKEAGVEIEVMAR; encoded by the coding sequence ATGATTATCCTTGATCAAGTTAAAAAAGTATTCCAAACTTCATCCGGCCAAGTAACAGCAGTTGATTCTGTTAATCTAGAGATTAAAAAGGGAGAAATCTTCGGAATTATCGGCTACAGTGGTGCTGGAAAAAGTACATTAATCAGAATGTTAAACTTACTCGAACGACCAACCGACGGGACCGTTACAATTGACGGAAAAGATCTAACTAAGGTATCTGCTAAAGAACTTCGCTTAGCACGTCAACAAATCGGAATGGTATTTCAACACTTTAACCTACTTTGGTCTCGAACTGTTTATGAAAATATCGCCTTTTCTCTTGAAATTGCTGGCGTTAAGAAAAATGAAATCAAACCTCGTGTACTAGAATTAATTCAATTAGTTGGATTAAGCGGGAAAGAAAATAACTACCCTTCCCAATTAAGTGGAGGTCAAAAGCAACGTGTCGGAATCGCTAGAGCGTTGGCAAATAACCCAAAAGTTTTACTGTGTGATGAGGCTACATCAGCCCTCGATCCACAAACAACAGACGAAATCCTAGACTTATTAGTCACAATTAATAGAAAATACAATTTAACTATCGTTCTAATTACACATGAAATGCATGTCATTCAAAAAATCTGTCACCATGTTGCCATTATGGAAAATGGTCGTATCATCGAACAAGGTGATGTCTTAACTGTCTTTAGAACCCCAAGTCACTCCGTTACTAAACGATTTGTAAAGCAAGTTGTCAATGAAGACGAATCACTTAATACGTTAGATACCCTATCAAAACAATTCCCTGATGGAAAAATTGTTTTATTAAAATACTTCCAAGGAAATGCTGAAAAACCATTTATCACAAACGTTATTCGACAATATGATGTTGATATTAATATTATTCACGGGAAAGTTGTTCAAACACAAGATGGTGGTTATGGATCACTTTACGTTCAACTAACAGGAAATGATATTAATTCTGCACTTAATTATTTAAAAGAGGCAGGAGTAGAAATTGAGGTGATGGCACGATGA
- a CDS encoding methionine ABC transporter permease: MISSLLPNVRFDKMFDATTETLYMSLIACICVFLLGLIIGLILFLTGPNQLLENKWINRILSAFVNIFRSIPFVILIILLLPFTKWLVGSMLGPNAALPALIIGAAPFYGRLVEIALREIDKGVIEASVAMGASIWTIIWKVLIPESLPALVSGITVTTISLVGYTAMAGVIGAGGLGNLAYLDGFQRNRMDVVFVATVIILIIVFTIQMLGDFITKKIDKR; this comes from the coding sequence ATGATTTCATCATTACTACCGAATGTACGCTTTGATAAAATGTTTGATGCCACAACTGAAACACTATATATGTCACTAATTGCTTGTATTTGTGTTTTCTTATTAGGTCTTATCATCGGATTAATCTTATTCTTAACAGGACCTAATCAGTTACTTGAAAATAAATGGATTAATCGTATTTTATCTGCTTTCGTCAATATATTCCGATCAATTCCATTCGTTATCTTAATTATTTTGTTACTTCCATTCACAAAATGGTTAGTCGGAAGTATGTTAGGTCCGAATGCTGCACTTCCTGCTCTAATTATTGGAGCAGCACCATTCTATGGTCGATTAGTAGAAATCGCTCTTCGCGAAATCGATAAAGGAGTTATCGAAGCTTCAGTCGCAATGGGAGCTTCAATATGGACAATTATTTGGAAAGTTTTAATTCCTGAAAGCTTACCTGCATTAGTATCTGGTATTACTGTCACAACGATTTCTCTTGTTGGTTACACAGCAATGGCCGGTGTAATCGGAGCAGGAGGGCTTGGTAATTTGGCCTATCTTGATGGATTCCAGCGTAATCGCATGGATGTTGTATTTGTAGCGACAGTCATCATTTTAATTATTGTCTTTACCATCCAAATGCTCGGAGATTTTATTACTAAAAAAATCGATAAACGTTAA
- a CDS encoding MetQ/NlpA family ABC transporter substrate-binding protein, whose translation MKKLSLGLLSFAAALTLVGCQNDTKPETSTPEAPETEEVKPAETTKLSIGASAVPHAEILEFAAPLLLEEGIELDITVFQDYVLPNTTVENGELDANYFQHIPYLEEFNVEHGTNLVNAGGIHIEPIGVYSKKYTSLDELPEGATIIMSNSVADHGRMLGLLQTEGLIKLDDSVEVSKATVENIIENPKNLKFQTDIDPGLLVQVYNAEEGDAVLINTNYALDGGLNPMNDAIVMEGSQSPYVNIVAVKSGNENNEAIQTLVKVLHSEEVQQFIIDTYEGAVVPVSE comes from the coding sequence ATGAAAAAATTATCTTTAGGTTTATTAAGCTTTGCTGCAGCCCTAACATTAGTTGGTTGCCAAAATGACACAAAACCAGAAACTTCTACACCAGAAGCGCCAGAAACTGAGGAAGTAAAACCTGCAGAAACGACAAAGTTATCTATTGGAGCATCTGCGGTCCCTCATGCTGAAATATTAGAGTTTGCTGCTCCATTATTATTAGAAGAAGGAATCGAGCTTGATATTACAGTATTCCAAGACTATGTTTTACCTAATACAACGGTGGAAAATGGAGAATTAGATGCAAACTACTTCCAACACATTCCTTATTTAGAAGAATTCAATGTTGAGCATGGAACAAACCTTGTAAATGCGGGTGGAATTCATATCGAACCTATTGGAGTTTATTCTAAAAAATATACATCATTAGATGAATTGCCAGAAGGAGCAACAATCATCATGAGTAATTCAGTTGCTGATCACGGACGTATGCTAGGATTATTACAAACAGAAGGCTTAATCAAATTAGATGATTCTGTTGAAGTTAGCAAAGCAACTGTAGAAAATATCATTGAAAATCCTAAAAACTTAAAATTCCAAACAGATATCGATCCAGGATTACTAGTTCAAGTTTATAATGCTGAAGAAGGTGATGCTGTTTTAATTAATACAAACTACGCGCTTGATGGTGGATTGAATCCAATGAATGATGCTATCGTAATGGAAGGATCACAGTCACCATATGTGAACATCGTTGCAGTTAAGAGCGGAAATGAAAATAATGAAGCAATTCAAACATTAGTTAAAGTGTTACACTCTGAAGAAGTTCAACAATTCATTATTGATACTTACGAAGGAGCAGTTGTCCCTGTATCTGAATAG
- a CDS encoding leucyl aminopeptidase, translated as MIQFKSTVNFKNEKTNLVVGVFSDTTHPLFLQLDKALNKRLSASLEEKLIPTTFKEITPIYPLGQIESKKVYIVGLGKSTDFNTEKCRQVIGQVAKIAKDDVTILLETFDSKQTSINELATICGEAITLATYKMETYKTEEKVKTPVKFYIHSECSIEADLKRGIIYGEATNSARQLLNEPGNKLTATNLANAVATFANEHNLEVRIVEKEEMEQLGMGGILGVNQGSVEPPKMIVAKYQGTPRFENITALVGKGLTFDTGGYCLKPRAGMENMKSDMGGAASAFGAFQVAVRLNLPVNLLLVIPSTDNMISGNAIKPGDVIKTMNGKTVEVTNTDAEGRLILADGITFAKHLGASKIIDLATLTGAIIAALGTDTTGAFTNNQTFYNQFLKAAELTNEYVWQMPLHPRDQKALRSSDVADLNNAPIGKPGAIMAAAFLKEFVEETPWIHLDIAGTADTKAAHDLGPKGGTGVMVRTIAKLLELQA; from the coding sequence ATGATTCAATTTAAATCAACAGTAAATTTTAAAAATGAAAAAACAAATTTAGTAGTTGGTGTATTTAGCGATACGACACATCCATTATTCTTGCAATTAGATAAGGCGTTAAATAAACGTTTATCTGCTTCTTTAGAAGAAAAATTAATTCCTACTACTTTCAAAGAGATTACACCAATTTATCCACTTGGACAAATTGAAAGCAAAAAAGTTTATATCGTTGGTTTAGGAAAATCAACAGACTTTAATACTGAGAAGTGCCGCCAAGTAATCGGACAAGTTGCAAAAATAGCAAAAGATGATGTAACAATCCTACTTGAAACATTTGATAGCAAACAAACCTCAATCAATGAGTTAGCAACGATTTGTGGTGAAGCTATTACACTTGCAACTTATAAGATGGAAACATATAAAACAGAAGAAAAAGTAAAAACTCCAGTCAAGTTCTACATTCATAGTGAATGTTCAATTGAAGCAGATTTAAAGCGCGGTATTATCTACGGAGAAGCAACAAATAGTGCTCGTCAATTATTAAATGAACCAGGAAATAAATTAACAGCAACTAATTTAGCAAATGCTGTTGCAACGTTCGCAAACGAACATAACCTTGAAGTTCGTATTGTTGAAAAAGAAGAAATGGAGCAATTAGGAATGGGAGGAATTCTTGGTGTAAATCAAGGTTCTGTTGAACCTCCAAAAATGATTGTTGCTAAATATCAAGGAACACCTCGTTTTGAAAACATTACAGCTTTAGTCGGTAAAGGTTTAACATTTGATACAGGGGGATATTGTTTAAAACCACGCGCTGGAATGGAAAATATGAAATCTGATATGGGGGGAGCTGCTTCAGCATTTGGAGCATTCCAAGTAGCTGTCCGCTTAAACCTACCCGTTAACTTACTATTAGTTATCCCTTCAACAGATAACATGATTAGCGGTAATGCAATTAAACCAGGTGATGTTATTAAAACGATGAATGGAAAAACAGTTGAGGTAACCAATACAGATGCTGAAGGTCGTTTAATCTTAGCAGATGGAATTACATTTGCTAAACATTTAGGAGCTAGTAAAATTATCGATTTAGCCACTTTAACGGGAGCTATTATCGCAGCTTTAGGAACGGATACAACAGGTGCCTTCACAAATAACCAAACCTTCTATAATCAATTCTTAAAAGCAGCAGAATTAACAAACGAATACGTTTGGCAAATGCCACTTCATCCACGTGATCAAAAAGCATTACGTTCCAGTGATGTTGCCGACTTAAATAATGCACCAATTGGAAAACCAGGAGCAATTATGGCGGCTGCTTTCTTAAAAGAATTCGTTGAAGAAACACCATGGATTCACTTAGACATCGCAGGAACTGCTGATACAAAGGCAGCTCATGACTTAGGACCAAAAGGTGGAACTGGGGTTATGGTTCGTACCATTGCTAAATTATTAGAACTACAAGCTTAA
- a CDS encoding alanine/glycine:cation symporter family protein yields the protein MIKEIEHIIWSYLAIPTLLIVSLIFTFYYRGAQFRFKEMIKCLTKKTPTSEGVSSFQSFTMALAARVGVGSLAGVALGIYIGGPGSVFWMWVSAFITAAASFAESTLAQIYKRKDGKMYIGGPAYYIEDGLHKKSFAIIYAIIIILTYTFGFSAIQANTIATSFNDVLSIPPLITGIFLAILSGCIIFGGAASIAKMTSKIVPIMALFYIGIGIFVMLTHLSYIPTFFTTILEDAFQPSPLIGGTVMFTIITGIKRGVFSNEAGMGSGAHAAATTDSEFPIEQGYIQAFGVYVTTLFICTITAFLIMVTDAISVADNYSNGIELTQYALTSLFGPIGGIILAIAIFFFAFSTILTGYFYGESNVKYLFKTNHVLFLVRIIVIVVIIISACASAGLIWSLVDIGVGLTATINIIALCYLASEVKKRLRKLP from the coding sequence ATGATAAAAGAAATAGAACACATTATTTGGTCTTACTTAGCAATTCCCACTTTGTTAATCGTAAGCTTAATTTTTACTTTTTATTATAGAGGGGCACAATTTCGATTTAAGGAAATGATTAAATGTTTAACCAAAAAAACACCAACTAGTGAGGGTGTTTCATCTTTTCAATCCTTTACTATGGCCCTCGCTGCACGAGTAGGGGTAGGTTCTTTGGCCGGGGTTGCACTCGGAATTTATATTGGAGGACCGGGAAGTGTTTTTTGGATGTGGGTCAGCGCATTTATTACAGCTGCCGCTTCGTTTGCAGAAAGTACACTTGCCCAAATTTATAAACGAAAAGATGGAAAGATGTATATTGGAGGACCGGCCTACTATATTGAAGATGGCTTACATAAAAAATCTTTTGCTATCATTTACGCTATTATTATTATTCTAACTTATACTTTTGGTTTTAGTGCAATTCAGGCTAATACAATTGCGACTTCATTTAATGATGTATTATCTATCCCTCCGCTTATAACAGGAATCTTTCTTGCCATTTTAAGTGGATGCATTATATTTGGAGGGGCTGCATCCATAGCTAAAATGACTTCAAAAATCGTACCTATTATGGCGCTATTTTACATTGGAATTGGGATATTTGTTATGCTGACGCATCTTTCATATATTCCCACATTCTTCACTACAATTCTCGAAGATGCCTTTCAACCCTCTCCATTAATCGGGGGCACCGTAATGTTTACAATTATTACAGGAATTAAACGCGGGGTTTTTTCAAATGAAGCGGGAATGGGATCGGGTGCTCACGCGGCTGCAACAACAGATAGTGAGTTTCCAATTGAACAAGGTTATATCCAAGCATTTGGTGTTTATGTTACAACCTTATTCATTTGTACTATTACAGCCTTTTTAATCATGGTAACAGATGCTATCAGTGTTGCTGATAACTATAGTAATGGGATTGAACTGACTCAATATGCTTTAACAAGTTTATTTGGTCCAATTGGAGGAATTATTCTAGCAATTGCTATCTTCTTCTTCGCCTTTAGTACGATTTTAACTGGATATTTTTATGGCGAATCTAACGTCAAATATCTCTTTAAAACCAATCATGTCCTCTTCCTCGTACGAATTATTGTGATTGTGGTCATCATTATCTCTGCCTGTGCTTCAGCAGGACTTATTTGGTCACTAGTTGATATCGGTGTTGGATTAACTGCAACCATTAACATTATTGCTCTTTGCTATTTAGCATCAGAGGTGAAAAAGCGCCTGCGAAAATTACCATAA
- a CDS encoding ArsB/NhaD family transporter: MASQLFLPAIVIFLIAYGLIISEKFNRTVIALLGAVLMLVFHILTQEEALGFIDFNTVGLLIGMMIIVNILKRTGIFQYVAIKTAQLSKGSPWRIMIYFAVITAISSALLDNVTTILLIAPVTFVITETLGLNAIPFLLTEVFSANIGGLATSIGDPTIIMISGATGLSFTDVLFNLGPVVLVIFATVLFILKFVFRKHFVISDENKAKIAEFDVSKTITNPTLLKKSGIILLLTIAGFATHHALGIESATIALFGAGVLLLISRIDVEEVLLEVEWPTIFFFMGLFVMVGALEKVGVLEVLASGLIELTGGNLMITALLILWVAAIASAFLDNIPFVATMIPLIINIGTMTGMNIAPLWWALALGACLGGNGSIVGASSNVIVSGMLHKKGYKLSFGDFLKIGFPIMIISVIISTIYLLIFYV, from the coding sequence ATGGCGAGTCAATTATTTCTTCCGGCAATCGTTATTTTCTTGATTGCATATGGCCTTATTATTTCTGAAAAATTTAATAGAACAGTTATAGCTCTATTAGGAGCAGTTCTGATGTTAGTTTTTCATATCTTAACACAGGAAGAAGCATTAGGCTTTATTGATTTCAATACGGTCGGGCTCTTAATCGGTATGATGATTATTGTTAATATTTTAAAACGAACTGGAATTTTCCAATATGTTGCAATCAAAACAGCACAATTATCTAAAGGTAGTCCATGGAGAATTATGATTTATTTTGCGGTTATTACAGCTATTTCTTCTGCCTTGTTAGATAATGTAACAACTATTTTATTAATTGCACCGGTTACGTTTGTTATTACAGAAACGCTTGGACTTAATGCCATACCATTTTTATTAACCGAGGTATTTAGTGCCAATATCGGTGGATTAGCTACTTCAATTGGAGATCCAACAATCATTATGATTAGTGGAGCGACAGGGCTATCATTTACAGATGTCTTATTTAATTTAGGACCAGTTGTTCTTGTAATTTTTGCAACAGTCTTATTCATCTTAAAATTTGTATTTAGAAAACATTTTGTTATCAGTGATGAGAATAAAGCTAAAATTGCTGAATTCGATGTTTCTAAAACTATTACAAATCCTACGTTGCTAAAAAAAAGCGGGATTATTTTACTACTAACTATCGCAGGGTTTGCAACTCATCATGCACTTGGAATTGAGTCAGCAACTATTGCATTGTTTGGGGCTGGAGTCTTGTTATTAATTAGTAGAATTGATGTTGAAGAAGTTTTATTAGAAGTTGAATGGCCAACGATCTTCTTCTTCATGGGATTATTCGTCATGGTAGGAGCACTAGAAAAAGTAGGGGTACTTGAAGTTTTAGCCAGCGGATTGATTGAGTTAACAGGTGGAAATCTAATGATTACTGCATTACTTATTTTATGGGTTGCAGCTATTGCCTCTGCATTCTTAGATAATATTCCATTCGTTGCAACAATGATTCCTTTAATTATTAATATCGGAACAATGACTGGAATGAATATTGCACCGTTATGGTGGGCGTTAGCCTTAGGAGCTTGTCTAGGTGGTAATGGTAGTATCGTTGGAGCTTCATCAAATGTTATTGTTAGTGGAATGCTTCATAAGAAAGGATATAAATTATCGTTTGGGGATTTTTTAAAGATTGGATTCCCTATTATGATTATTTCTGTTATCATTTCTACTATTTATCTTCTAATCTTTTATGTATAA
- a CDS encoding MATE family efflux transporter: MTSRSDFLGSEKVGKLLFSFSLPAFLGMFASGIYNIVDTIFISKGVGILAVGGVGIVYPIQTLYVAFAQMISIGAASAISRSLGEKNESRANQITTNSYVLTLIISIILMILTFLFTDKILYFFGVNQDLAPFAKDYLRMSIWAIPFNALALISSAVFRAEGNIKISMVTVLIGALVNIALDPLFIFIFKLGIKGAALATIIAQMLATAFSLFYILSHRSIVKFEKKYLIPNLEIIKSIISVGFSAFARNGASSLFALITNATLRTYGGTASLTAFGTVNRIISFFFLPIMGINQGMQPIASYNYGAKQPDRIKQVVKLSLIYTTVIGVIASVIGILFPFATISLFLKDTTIMQEASFVLKLQLFFFWTIGLQMVTSTLFQSLGQAIPSLFLSILRQFIILIPLILILPRFTPLGINGVWYAFPISDFIAFIIIAIILKIKWNKLDKTVPKT, translated from the coding sequence ATGACATCTAGAAGTGATTTTTTAGGAAGTGAGAAAGTTGGAAAGCTTCTTTTTTCTTTTTCACTTCCTGCTTTTTTAGGAATGTTTGCCAGTGGTATCTATAACATTGTTGATACAATATTCATTAGCAAGGGCGTTGGAATTTTGGCTGTCGGTGGGGTTGGAATTGTTTATCCAATTCAAACCCTTTATGTAGCCTTTGCTCAGATGATTTCAATTGGAGCAGCTTCTGCTATTTCGCGAAGTCTCGGTGAAAAAAATGAATCCCGAGCAAATCAAATTACAACAAATTCCTACGTGTTAACCTTAATAATTTCCATTATCTTAATGATTTTAACCTTTCTTTTTACAGATAAAATTTTATATTTTTTCGGCGTCAATCAAGATTTAGCTCCATTTGCTAAAGATTACTTACGCATGTCTATTTGGGCTATTCCATTCAATGCTCTAGCCTTAATTTCAAGCGCCGTTTTCCGTGCAGAAGGAAATATTAAAATATCAATGGTAACAGTCTTAATTGGTGCTCTTGTTAATATTGCACTCGATCCTCTTTTTATTTTTATCTTTAAGCTTGGAATAAAAGGTGCTGCTTTAGCAACGATTATCGCACAGATGCTTGCAACAGCTTTTTCACTATTTTATATTTTGAGTCATCGAAGTATCGTCAAATTTGAAAAGAAATACCTAATTCCCAATTTAGAAATTATCAAGTCCATCATTAGTGTCGGATTTTCAGCTTTCGCAAGAAATGGTGCAAGCTCATTATTTGCGCTCATTACCAATGCAACTCTTAGAACCTATGGTGGCACAGCCTCTTTAACAGCATTCGGTACTGTTAACCGCATTATCTCCTTTTTCTTTCTTCCTATCATGGGAATCAATCAAGGAATGCAACCGATTGCTAGCTATAACTATGGCGCAAAACAACCAGACCGAATTAAACAAGTTGTTAAATTATCCTTAATTTATACAACTGTTATTGGAGTTATAGCCTCTGTCATTGGAATTCTATTTCCTTTTGCAACGATTAGTTTATTCCTAAAAGATACTACAATTATGCAAGAAGCATCATTTGTTTTAAAACTACAATTATTTTTCTTTTGGACCATCGGACTTCAAATGGTCACCTCTACTTTATTTCAATCTCTTGGTCAGGCCATCCCCTCTTTATTCCTATCTATTCTCAGACAATTCATTATTCTGATTCCATTAATTCTTATTCTTCCTAGATTTACACCATTAGGAATTAATGGAGTCTGGTATGCCTTCCCTATCTCCGATTTTATAGCCTTTATAATTATCGCTATTATCTTAAAAATAAAATGGAACAAATTAGATAAAACAGTGCCAAAAACATAA
- a CDS encoding spore coat associated protein CotJA, translating into MIYNSNSNQSRACGGSNVAAMPFYQPMMASQPMVQPTMVQPMMASQAMAQPVMMQQPMMTSQAMTQPAMMQQPMIASQAMTQPAMMQQPMMTSQVVSQPAMMQQPMMTPQATVQQAVTQPNMVDNTLSYDQNMTQPNYQNAMISTQSMPLASYPAYGTASIYSSQVGMPTNQLVTTQTTQSVPVAQNQSTTTHHKKTTYVETYAQPCTNQEPVSNQITTTKTTTEKYPLTGNMVYSVQQQPKGSTMQDYNLYLLEKEYYGDDTDQPVYTKTQSYRDGRADGSPLISCDNIPLATSCVKMQSYQNLNDSTNTLQQGTAFADLYMPYTPRKVPVRGGNRYE; encoded by the coding sequence TTGATTTATAATTCGAATTCTAATCAGTCACGTGCCTGTGGAGGTTCTAACGTAGCTGCAATGCCATTTTATCAACCTATGATGGCTTCTCAGCCTATGGTACAACCTACTATGGTACAGCCTATGATGGCTTCTCAAGCTATGGCCCAACCTGTTATGATGCAACAACCTATGATGACTTCTCAAGCTATGACCCAACCTGCTATGATGCAACAACCTATGATAGCTTCTCAAGCTATGACTCAACCCGCTATGATGCAACAACCTATGATGACTTCTCAAGTTGTGTCTCAGCCTGCTATGATGCAACAGCCTATGATGACTCCCCAAGCTACGGTTCAACAAGCTGTGACTCAACCAAATATGGTTGATAATACCCTTAGTTACGACCAAAATATGACTCAACCTAACTATCAAAATGCAATGATTTCTACACAATCAATGCCTCTTGCTAGTTATCCAGCATACGGTACTGCTTCTATTTATAGTAGCCAAGTTGGAATGCCAACTAATCAACTTGTAACAACACAAACGACTCAATCAGTTCCAGTTGCACAGAATCAATCTACGACTACCCATCATAAAAAAACAACTTATGTTGAAACTTATGCGCAACCATGTACAAACCAAGAACCTGTAAGTAATCAAATAACAACAACCAAAACGACAACTGAGAAATATCCACTAACCGGTAATATGGTTTATAGCGTTCAACAACAACCAAAAGGTTCAACTATGCAAGACTATAACTTATACTTGCTAGAAAAAGAATACTATGGTGATGATACCGATCAACCTGTGTATACTAAAACACAATCTTATCGAGATGGTCGTGCTGATGGATCACCACTCATCTCTTGCGATAATATTCCACTCGCAACTAGTTGTGTTAAAATGCAATCTTATCAAAATTTAAATGATTCTACTAATACACTTCAACAAGGAACTGCCTTTGCAGATTTATACATGCCTTACACTCCTAGAAAAGTTCCTGTAAGAGGAGGTAACCGCTATGAATAA
- a CDS encoding spore coat protein CotJB, translating into MNKNELLRNIQAISLVAVDLRLFLDTHPGNQKALADYKNATAQYQSLKDQYEKEYGPLLNFGHSDLTGKYNWIDEPWPWKNK; encoded by the coding sequence ATGAATAAAAACGAACTACTACGTAACATCCAAGCAATCAGTTTAGTTGCAGTAGATTTAAGACTTTTTCTCGATACACATCCAGGCAATCAAAAAGCACTAGCTGATTACAAAAATGCTACTGCTCAATATCAATCATTAAAAGATCAATACGAAAAAGAATATGGTCCACTCCTTAATTTCGGTCACAGTGATTTAACAGGAAAGTATAATTGGATAGATGAACCATGGCCATGGAAAAATAAATAA
- a CDS encoding manganese catalase family protein, with amino-acid sequence MWVYEKRLQIPVDIKKRDLKMAKDIYDALGGADGELTASMEYLHQRYTMPTGQSIATLTDIGTEELAHLEIVASLIYQLTDGASIEEIKAAGLDTSYAGRGTGIFLADPNGVPWNAGYVALKADPVADLTADMAAEQKARASYEHLLDLATDEDVRQVLSYLREREVVHFQRFGETLMNVQNHFEHDRYFFMNDQD; translated from the coding sequence ATGTGGGTATATGAAAAAAGATTACAAATTCCAGTGGATATAAAAAAACGTGATTTAAAAATGGCTAAAGATATTTATGATGCCCTAGGAGGTGCTGATGGAGAATTAACTGCTTCAATGGAATATCTTCATCAACGTTATACAATGCCAACAGGACAATCAATTGCAACTTTAACCGATATTGGTACCGAAGAATTAGCTCATCTTGAAATTGTGGCCTCTTTAATTTATCAGTTAACAGATGGTGCAAGTATTGAGGAAATTAAAGCTGCTGGTCTTGATACTAGCTATGCAGGACGAGGAACAGGGATTTTCCTAGCTGATCCAAATGGCGTTCCATGGAATGCAGGTTATGTCGCACTTAAAGCTGATCCAGTAGCAGATTTAACAGCTGATATGGCGGCTGAACAAAAAGCAAGAGCAAGTTATGAACATTTACTTGATTTAGCTACAGACGAAGATGTTCGTCAGGTACTAAGTTATTTAAGAGAACGAGAAGTTGTTCATTTCCAACGTTTTGGAGAAACATTAATGAATGTTCAAAATCATTTTGAACATGACCGTTATTTCTTTATGAATGATCAAGATTAA